A stretch of DNA from Rhineura floridana isolate rRhiFlo1 chromosome 20, rRhiFlo1.hap2, whole genome shotgun sequence:
CAACTAAAAAGGTGCCCTTTATTAAATTGGTCAGCAGAttagaagcatttttttaaaaaattagaagcatttttaaagaactttttttaatactgtatatattttaaCACCACAAGTAACTATAAAAGGAAACAAAAGGCTGAGAGTGGCAATAGTCATTTTGGAAGAGGCATTCCCCTTTCATAGCAGAAGCATCCGTCTCTTGACTCAAGGGGTCAACTCACCCAAAACTCCTTGACATTACTACTACTGATATTATTATGatgattgggttgtatccagtgttaatcTTGcgcagaatagacccattaaaattatcgtacatgactaatttaggttcattaatttccatggtctgctctgagtagaatttagttggaaacaacccatcatcatcatcatcatcatcatcatcatcatcatcatcatcatttcaccttaagatcccagggtgggctACAACAGGAGAAAAattattaaaatcaattaaaacaatttacaatcagaataGTTGGGTTGGTCCTAAAAAAAACACATCTCAGGTGCCAGAGGCCAGGTTACAGAGATGTGTCTCCAGCCTGAGGTGGGAGGTATGCAATGAAGGTCTCCAGCTTAGTGGCTGCCACACAAAATCCTCTCTCCCACGCTTCCAAAGTGGCAGAACTGCCAAAGGGCCCCTTCGGTCAGTTGTAACacttgagagggtctgtagggtgTGTTTATATGCAGAGATTTGTTGAAGGTGGCCATAGATTCCTCACAATTGACAAGACATTCTTCCAGCCCCATTTTGAAAGTGTGCAGTGGGAATTGTGCTTCCTCCCCACTCTGTGTTGTATCtgggcagaacaatcctatgGCATTTGGGAGGCTCATGGTGGCCAGGGCAGAAGATGGAggctaccttttaaaaaaatctgtttttaaccatTTAAGCTCTAGAGCTGGTGCAGCTCTGTGTCAGTGTAATATTGGTTTTCAAATGCCAGATGCAACAGAAACAATTTGAAAGATTTGGAgctagtgtggccaatggtcagggatgatggaagctgtagtccaacatccagGAAAACAGTgcgatgtagtggttagaatgttggactatgacatgggaggccaaggttcaaatccccagttggACATGAACCCCACTGGGTATCTAGAGCCAGGCAtagtctctcagccaaacctacctcacagggttgttgtggaggataaaaatggggagaAGGGAAACCATGCATGCTACCATgtatgctccttggaggaaaggtatagaatcatagaatagtagagttggaaggggcctataaggccatcaagtccaaccccctgctcaatgcaggaatccaaatcaaagcattcctgacagatgtctgtccagctgcctcttgaataggtaggatatgaatgtaataataaataaataagttttctgGACATGGACTAATATTTGTTAGCTCCCATGGAGACATAAGCGTGATGTCCATATTGCAATTATTGGGTGGGGGTCACCTATGCTCCAagcctatcatcatcatcatttattaaattgcagggccataggccaacacaaactTATACAACAAACTTACTAGATTAAAATTTATAATTGAGTAAACtctataaaaaaatttaaaacatcataggacGGCTAATATTTATGCAAGTTATAGaacttctgattttaaaattccaaaagggatttaaagttgaattttaaaaaaaaatacatacaaaaagatATGGGAACATGGCGGTGGAGCAGAGAGGCTCTGACAAACGCAGCTCcatagagtttatttatttaaaccttTGCAGACGTCTGATTAAGATAGCAGTAGCAGTAAGTTTGTTTTAATTTGCCATCCCCTCCCGCTCACGTTCCTTACAAACTTTGATAATTCTCCGGCTACAGCTAACATTTTTATTCTAAATTTCTTtatttacggtcaaagacccatattTCGGATAAAATGCaaaggaaaataataaaatacatggtTAAAATTTTTATGCTATATACAAAGGTTCAGGATAATTAATCAGCTAAACAGACTATATCTTTTGGATTGGCCTTTCAGAGAACAAGGTTGGCTCGTTTGGTTTGAGCTGCATAGATGAATTTGGCCACTGATAGTGTAAGGTTCCTATTTGATCCATTCAATAGCTGTTTCAGCATCATATCAAAAGAATTGTTAGGAAACCGTTTGGTAAAAGAATAAAGGAATTTGGCTCGTTCGGAAGAGTATAGCGGGCATACAAATAATACATGAGACAATGATTCTATCACTCCCAAACTACAAGGGCAGTTCCTTTGAGTCTGCGGGATACCCCGGTATCTCCCTTCCAGTACAGCTGAGTTAAGGGAATTAAATCTTGCCTTAATAAAGGCATAACAGAATTTAGGTATATTTAGGAAGTCTAAGTATTGGGCGTGAGAGTTGGTGTCGAAGCTCAGATTATGATATAGAGGGGAGCATACTTTAGCAGAAGCTGCAGTTGCACTTTGCCTGTCTATATCTCTAAGTCTGTTACCAATAATGTGTTTGGCCATTACTGGTTCTATTTGGGATAAATATTCCAGCGAGTATCCTAATTCGAAGAGTTTGAAATGAAAGGTTTTCATCCAATTGGAGATATATGTATCATTCCATATTGCTGTTAGGTATTCATTTACAGGACCATAGGATAATTTAATCCAAAAATTGAACGCACTGGACCATGCAAAGCATTCGGTCGAATTTAGACCGGCTTCAAGTCTAAGGGCGGCGTTGCGTACGCACCATGGTAAACCGAAGAGTTTTCGTATAAAAGTGGAGAGTACCGCCTCAACTGAGGCGTTAAAGTCAACAATCCATATTGGAGCGCCAAATAGAAGTTGAGGAATTACCTTTGTTTTGAAGATCTGAATGGCTGCTGGGATGAACTGCCCACCTTTAGTGTAGTAATATCATAGGATACATTTCAGTGTTGTGTGGGCCGTTGCAACCGCCGCCCGGATGTGTGTGGTCCATGAGAGGGATTGATGAAAAATTATACCTAAGTATTTGTGACTTTTAACCTGTTCGATTTTTTGGCCATTTATTGTCCACTCCGCGACAGACTGAGAGTTTGAGAAGACTAATATTTTGGTCTTGGAATAGTTTATAGTAAGCTGGTTATCAGAACAGTAGTTCATAAAGACACGGAGAATACGTTTCAGGTCTATCTTGGAAAATGCTATAAGGGCTGCATCATCTGCGTATAGCAGGATGGGGCATCTGTAATCACCTAATTTGGGCGAATGAAGATTAGAGGAGGTGCACCTGGGCCCTAAGTCGTTTAAATAGAAATTAAAAAGTAGGGGCGCCAGTACGCAGCCCTGTCTGACTCCTTTAGTAGTGGGAATCAAGTCAGTCAGGCCACCATTTAATCCGCAACGTATTCACATAGAGGTCTCCTGGTGAAGATGGTGTATAAGGAGAAGTAGTCTTCTGtcaattgaaaacatttttattgtttcaaCTTCCCTCTTTTTTTTGGGACCGGCTGAAAGGTTTCAAGGTTATGACAGTTAATCACGGATTATAAATTCCTAACTGAGCCTCCCGAGACAATTAACAACTGCTTGCGAACTTTTGATTTCTTCCTTTACTTATGTttactttattttgaaaaatactatacaaactataaaaatacacaaacagGAAAcagattaaagaaagaaagaaaaatatttacCTGAGTCAGTTGGGTGTCTAATCAACCAATCTTCAAATAAAAAGTGTTTATATTATCAAAAGACAAGAGAAGCCAAATAGGATATTCAAGCTCCAAGCCTATGGGTTGATCTCCTGAACAAAATATCTCCCCCCATCttccctctttcttttttctaggCATAAACAAATTGAGACCTTGTATAAATAAAGGAGCCTGGCTTACTCTCTGTTTGTATCtcatatatttctgttaatgttaCAGAAATCAACTCATGTTTGTTTGATGCAATATAAGCTGGAAGGTCAATGTCAttggaagagccctgatggatcaggccagtggcccatctagtccagtatcctgttctcacagtggccaatgagatgcctcactggcaagcccacaagcagaacctgagcgcaacagcattctccctgtTTGTGACTCCCagtagcggtattcagaggcatcctgcctccaacagttgAGGCAGAACCGAGCCATCAGGgttcatagccattgatagccctaccctccatgaatgtgtctaatcctctttcaaagccatctgagttggtggccatcactgcctcttgtgggagcgaattccctagtttaactgtgtgctgtgtgaatcAGAATTAATGATTTccttatggcagggatggggaacctttgactctccatgttttcttggactacaactcccagcatccctgaccatgctggctggggctgatggtcccagccagattccccatccttgccttacAGATTTTCTGTTCCATACGAGGTACACACAGAAACTTCCTGAAGAAAAaggctttaatattttattaagtCTCCCAGCCAGAACATTGCCCTGTCCTCCCTACCCTCCAGCATCTTTCCAGTCAAACTTGGTAGCATTCTTATTGCCATACCAAGGTATCCTCCCCACAccccaaaacatctttacaaatatTGCTGAAGGCTTTGTTCTGCCTCCTTTATTGATGTACTCTGCAATGGGCTGTATTTCATGGATTTCAAAGCCAAGAGTGCGTCTGTTCTTTGGAACAAAGattattgggggaggggagccaTAGCATGGTATCAACAGTTCAGAAATATACCTTAGCAGCGGTGGCATGCAAAATAGCTGTTTCCCACTCTCCGACACCTTGCTTTTCATTTTCCTGTTTTTATATCTGCACTAGAGACAGACAGCCATCCCCCTCCCACATCCTAGAGATCCTGGGGAGGGTACTGAGCCATGCAGAATAAGCAACAGTGGTGGGTGGCGCCCATTGGAAATGGCAATGAGAtgaacagtaggtgaagccacaGCCAATTCTTACTTCATCCCCAtactcctccctgctccttcaccATCTGAGATGAGATGGTTGAGTGTCCATGGCAGGGCCATTTTAGGCTATTGCACCCAGGCGCAGTGTCTATAATTGCCACTCCTCAACTTCCAGGCAgaggtgactggtgcccattgggattggcagggcagaaggcaggaagcccaacagtaggtggcgccagagccaatggcaagtGGAACtgactaattctagctttgtccccatcctccctcttgtgttccacaagggcaacactgagactgaggaggaggaagctgacagccagggccaccacctgggcTGGTTTTAAGTACAAAGGCAGATAGGCAggggctagctgagggcagactgataTTAGTGGGACAGTGCCCTACTGGCCCTAATGGGCAAGCCTCCACTGCAAATTTTGAAAAGCATCCCCAAAAGGCAAAAGGGGGAGGACAAAAACACAAAATCACTAGGAAAAGGGGTCAAGAAACAGAGACTGTCCCCAGTAAATAAGGACAGTTGTAGTGCATGACATTGCTTCCCAAATGGAAATTCTCCCAGGGTTCAGAAAAGCCATCCTAAACAGCATCCATTCTCAACACTGCCTTCCACTTGAAGGCTGGCTCAGAGAGCTAGAAAAACGGAGATGTAGCCCTAACCTGTTAACATCAGTCTGAGTTCTTCCTCGGTCCATGTTTTGCCATCAAGCAAAGCTGACCTCAGATGCCTCAGGAACATGTGCCGGTTCAACTCCAAGTCCTTCCACACCAAGTAGGTGTTCCTGCGCAAGTAACGGAACACCCCCAACTTCCGCTGTACAACCGCTTTGTCCACCCCTTCCAGGACAATCAAGATCATGCTGGCGTTGCTGTCCAGCAACTGCCAAGACTGAGCCACCTCAAGCTCAAAGTTACACCAGCGGCTGTCCAGGAAGTGGCTGGAAACAACAGCAATGACTTTCCGGCTGCTTTGGAAGCCTTCTTGGACAATGTTGGTGATGATGGGCACACCAGGGATGAAGTCGCGATAGAAGAAGCAGAGGCGAAAGCGAGGCACTCCCGCTTCTAGGGTCTCCTCCAGCTCCCGTTTCACCCACTCCTGGTCTTTGCTGGAATAGATGACAAAGGCATCATAGACATTGTCATTCTCTGTAGAGCGTCGTCGTCCACTGAGCAACACTGCCATATAATATAGATGAAAATAGTACTTGTAAACCAGAATCAAAGACAAGACTAGAACCATGGAAATGCTCACAGAGGTGGCCACGGTGGTTGTACTGACATGGCAAGAGGATAGGTCAAAATCCATCAGGCGGACATCTCTTAAGTGCATGGGGCTGTGGCAGAACATGCTTTCAGGATGCTGGAGGGGGTTTCTCTTCTGTTTGGCCCACTGCAAGAAGTTCAGGTTCTCACAAGAGCAATCAAAAGGGTTCCGAGAGAGGTACAGGCTCTTCAGGCTTCTGGGGAAGTTCTCTAGATCCTTCTCCGTAAAGATGGCCAGCTGGTTGCTATGGAAATCCAGGATAGTGAGGGCTTGGAGCTGTGCATAGGCCTCTGAATGGAGGCCCAGGAGCTTGTTGTGGCTGATGTTCAGTTCACGGAGCTCACGGAGGCTGCCCAGGCTgtcgagagagagagattgcagtCGACAATTGGAAATGTCCAGGATTTGCAGATTGGTGAGATTTTTTAAGATGTTAACCAACTTATTGTTCTCAAAGGTGTTGCCAGCCATTTTCAGTACTAGCAGGCTATTCAACCCACAGAATGAACACTCTGATTTAATATTAGTGCCAGTGTAGGAAATATCGAGGTAGATGAGATTTACAAGGCATAGAAAAACAGGGTATTCACCAGTTCCGCTGAGTGTGGTGTGTTGTAAATCCAGTTTTTCCAGTTTGGGGAGGGCATGGCACTCAGTAACTAAACTGATTCTATAGTTGAAGCTAAGATTCATATACTTCAAATTTGGGACCCCATTCCTGAGGCAGATCCAGCAAAGGTCAGCGGTAA
This window harbors:
- the TLR4 gene encoding toll-like receptor 4, encoding MFRSSSLCPLTFVAFSFAVLFQSQLITRSLNPCLEVTPGTTYKCMELNLSGIPPDIPTSTQSLDLSFNPLEILTSNYFSSVSALKFLDLTRCHIQKIEDNAFVGLWKLSVLILTANPLHFLGPRAFHDLVSLQRLIAVETKLSSLNKLPIGHLTSLQDLNLSNNYIDSLKLPKYFSHLIFLRFLSLQANKISSISVGDLDALSSYNLTLLLSKNDIKYIEVNAFLGLHIQEISLRGCFESSTVMQASLQNLTGLHVKSLVLGEYRNMKKLKTFSKSILDALCHMYLQEITLISIGDVIFNTGDLFPCLNNISSVRLVDTYTEDVSNFPENSSIRYLEFKNCKFKEVPSVRLSSLKELRSLRITRTKRLVEFEADFQGLQKLETLDLSENRLTADLCWICLRNGVPNLKYMNLSFNYRISLVTECHALPKLEKLDLQHTTLSGTGEYPVFLCLVNLIYLDISYTGTNIKSECSFCGLNSLLVLKMAGNTFENNKLVNILKNLTNLQILDISNCRLQSLSLDSLGSLRELRELNISHNKLLGLHSEAYAQLQALTILDFHSNQLAIFTEKDLENFPRSLKSLYLSRNPFDCSCENLNFLQWAKQKRNPLQHPESMFCHSPMHLRDVRLMDFDLSSCHVSTTTVATSVSISMVLVLSLILVYKYYFHLYYMAVLLSGRRRSTENDNVYDAFVIYSSKDQEWVKRELEETLEAGVPRFRLCFFYRDFIPGVPIITNIVQEGFQSSRKVIAVVSSHFLDSRWCNFELEVAQSWQLLDSNASMILIVLEGVDKAVVQRKLGVFRYLRRNTYLVWKDLELNRHMFLRHLRSALLDGKTWTEEELRLMLTG